The genome window AAGTGCTGTTTGAAAGTTGCCCATTCACCAAATGTCATACCCAGGAGGACTTTCAGATCTTCTGTGTCACCAAAGACCAGAGCAGAGCCATTGAGCTTatgttttttcactgtttccCTGTACATACTGTCCAATTTCATCCTctccatctgaaaaaaaatcaatataaaacaCAGTGTTGTTAGTGTGCCTGTTAGAAATGTTAGGTCAATGAGTAAGGCTgagaaatgttataaaatattttatcagcaCTGAAAGTacacaaaaatgcataaagGAATGTGCAAAACTGCTACCACTGCAAAATCataaaatgatggaaaaatgtCCAACAAGATCTATTTCTGACAAAATATCACTACAGATTTAAATCTgcaagttacaaaaaaataaaaaataaatcgagaAAGCTTTAGAACAAAAATATCCAAGATATGCTATAAGTGCATAAGTCATACAGACTAACTTTGTCTGAACTCACCTCTTCACATATGTCGTCTGTGGTCATTTTGATAAGACATGTGACTGGAAGAGGAGCTATGTTCCTCATCCAACCAGAATTTTCCAGCCTGCATGTCCCTCTGATAAGAGCCAGTTCCCTCCTGACTGACTGATCCAGATTCACCATCCCTACTTGAAAGATCTCCAGGTTCTTTAAGGTGAACTCAAACTCATCATCCTTGAGTAACGCTTCGAACACTTCAGGATCTCCGTCCTGCTCGAGGAGGTCCTCGATGTGTGTCCGCATCACATAGAGCTCCTCCCTGGACTCGCTGAAGACCTCCCAAAGGGTCTTTGAATCATCAGAGCTCAAGTTCTGTTGATCAATCGCTGCTCTCTGCTTTTCATCCTCCACACACTGGAGGATCCAGCTGAATCGACAGGGCCACTGGTTGGCTAGAACCACCCATGCTGCAGTGTGCTCTGGGTCAGGAAACTCTTTCTTCAGTAACTTCATGATTATGACCGTTACCCAGACAGAGCTGATCGTCCTCTTCATTGAGATGGCATCATCTAACATGTACTTGTTCAGCTTTTTTTCACCGTTGCTAAGTATTGTCTGAACCATTTTTTCCAATTCATCCTCTTTCATTTCTAAAGTATCTGAAAAGGACTCCGTTGATTCCCCAATTGCCACCACTATCGGCTCTATCACAGATGTCTTTCTCCTGTGTCTGTTCCACCTCAAGGGGCAATCTTCAGAGAATCCTGGAGTGTTGTTAAGGCTGTGAAACAACTTGTGCTTTAAATTTTCAGACATTGT of Xiphophorus couchianus chromosome 4, X_couchianus-1.0, whole genome shotgun sequence contains these proteins:
- the LOC114142904 gene encoding NTPase KAP family P-loop domain-containing protein 1-like isoform X2; amino-acid sequence: MLWAGIAIRLFNAMQMNFGKLQLSLYRVTQYDEEDELKEKEVKDSINNWAYKIILGYPLWFVFVGIIVVPVVLLVVFFVLGFPEIQSPEGQGTEHSEVELLEGAVFICLGIPAATGLRFVFQMVNSLAFSQAHNIKKGMDNERISKRLGFMNEVRKEMWFLTQFIKFMEVFERRRIRIVLKITHLDRCSPKKIVAVLGAINILLSDEESPVLSILAANPNVLLEKVKFAENSICKEDRAHGLLNRIVTLAFTVPTMSENLKHKLFHSLNNTPGFSEDCPLRWNRHRRKTSVIEPIVVAIGESTESFSDTLEMKEDELEKMVQTILSNGEKKLNKYMLDDAISMKRTISSVWVTVIIMKLLKKEFPDPEHTAAWVVLANQWPCRFSWILQCVEDEKQRAAIDQQNLSSDDSKTLWEVFSESREELYVMRTHIEDLLEQDGDPEVFEALLKDDEFEFTLKNLEIFQVGMVNLDQSVRRELALIRGTCRLENSGWMRNIAPLPVTCLIKMTTDDICEEMERMKLDSMYRETVKKHKLNGSALVFGDTEDLKVLLGMTFGEWATFKQHFLSFVSPDENMLPLPAKIHLSKFLQCVVKT